One Cohnella candidum genomic region harbors:
- the spoVG gene encoding septation regulator SpoVG, producing the protein MQITDVRLRRVNSEGRMKAIASITIDNEFVVHDIRVIDGNNGMFVAMPSKRTPDGEFRDIAHPISSGTREKIQAAVLAEYERAAQEEDVIVEGA; encoded by the coding sequence GTGCAAATTACTGATGTGAGACTCCGCCGCGTCAACTCGGAGGGGCGCATGAAAGCCATCGCTTCGATTACCATTGACAACGAATTCGTCGTTCATGACATACGCGTCATCGACGGGAACAATGGGATGTTCGTGGCAATGCCGAGCAAACGGACTCCGGACGGCGAGTTCCGTGACATCGCTCACCCGATTTCTTCCGGCACGAGGGAGAAAATCCAAGCTGCGGTTCTGGCGGAGTATGAACGCGCAGCGCAAGAAGAAGACGTTATCGTCGAAGGGGCATAA